The genomic stretch AGGGAAGAGCAATTGCCCGATACAGTGTTTGCAGAATCCCATGGAAACGTTTCCCACCTTCCTCGAAGGGGCAGGTCCCTAAAGAATCAGTGGAGATCTAGGAGGAAACGAGACCGGCCGGTAGAGAGAAGGAAGGCGCAGAAGCCAGTGCCCGTGAAAGAGGAGCCCTTTGAACGTTTCAAGTGTGGGAATCGAGAAAGTTTTGTCACGCACATGAGGTTGCACACTGGAGAGCAGCCCTATAAGTGTGGGGTGTGTGCCAGGAGCTTCAGACAGAAGGGATACCTCACTTGCCACATGAAGGTCCACTCTGGAGATAGAAACTTCCAATGTCCAGACTGCCAGAAGAGCTTCAAGACAAAAGGAAAACTCAACAAGCATAAGCGAGTGCACACGCTAGAGAAGTCCTTTGAATGTCtcgagtgtgggaaggcctttcGCGAGAAGTACAATCTGACAAGGCACGAGAAGATTCACAAAGGCATCAAACCCCATATGTGTCTCCAGTGTGAGAGAAGATTCAGCGAGAAGTCCAGTCTCATTGACCACATCAGAGTCCACACTGGAGAAAAACCCTTCCAATGCCCGGAGTGCCAGAGGTACTTTAAGAGAAAAGGATCCCTGCGAGTTCATATGCGGGTGCACACGGGAGCGAAGCCATATAAATGCCTCGAGTGCGGGAAGGCCTTCCGCCAGAATGGCAATCTTAAGAAGCACAAGTTGCGTCACAGAGACGTCAAACCCTGGGTGTGTCTCCAGTGTGGTAGAAGCTTcaggggcaggggccgtctccttACCCACATGAGAGTCCACAGTGGAGAAAAACCCGTCCAGTGCCCGGAGTGCCAGAGGTACTTTAAGAGAAAAGGATCTCTTCAAGTTCATATGCGGGTGCACGCGGGAGTGAAGCCGTTTGAATCCCTCGAGTGCGGGAAGACCTTCCAAGAGAAGGGCAATCTTAGGAAGCACGAGGGGCGTCACAAAGACCTCAAACCCTGTACGTGTCTCCAGTGTGAGAGAAGATTCAGAGACAGCGACCGTCTCATTACCCACATGAGAGCCCACACTGGCGAGAGACCCTTTCCATGTCCACTGTGTCAGAAGAAGTTCAAGACCAGGGGATGTCTTAGAAAGCATATGCGGGTGCACACGGTAGCGAAGCCATTTAAATGCCTCCAGTGCGGGATGACCTTCTGCCAGAAGGGCAGTCTTAGGAAGCACGAGAGGCGTCACAAAGACATCAAACCCTGTGTGTGTCTCCATTGCGAGAGAAGCTTCAGAGACAAGGACCATCTCATTACCCACATGAGAATCCACACTGGCGAAAGACCCTTTCTATGTCTGCAGTGTCAGAAGAAGTTCAAGACCAGAGGAAGTCTTAGAAGGCATTTGAGAGTGCACACAGGAGAGAAGCCCTTTGAATGTCTCGAATGTGGGAAGGCCTTCAACCGTAACAGTAATCTGACGGTCCACAAGAAGATTCACATGGCCGCCAAGCCCCATGTGTGTCCCCGGTGTAAAAAGAGCTTCAGATTCAAATGCCAGTTGGTGGCCCACAAGACACTTTACGCAGGGGGGAAGCCCTGTGAGTACACTGACGGAAAACTCGCAGCCAGATAGGGAGTCTTCCTCCCCAAAAGAGAATCCACAGCAGAGAGAGATCTAGGCCCCGGGAGCAGCCTGGATGCTCCATCGCCGCCGCCGGGATGGCGCTGCCTGACTTGGCGAACTCATTCCCTCGTTCTCCGGCACGTTGGCCGTATTGTAAGGAAAGTTGCTTGTAGCTTGATCGAAGTTCCCGATGTCTTGTTCTCTTTCTCAAAGCTGTCAATAAAATATCTCTCTCGGTCAGTGGTTTTCTTAATGGTGTTTGTGAGGCGCTCGCTACGTGTCCAGCGcagttcttagcgctggggggagatgcgaATCGATCGGGTGGGATACGGTcgctgccccacaaggggctcacagtctgaataggaggtaTCGAACCTCCTTGTTACAGTTAGgaaatctgaggtacagagaattgaagtgacttgcccgagttgtaagtggcaggggggcagggattagaacccaggtcctttgactcccaggctctatccactaggccatgctgttttaccAATTCTTGTTAATTGTTGATTCATATTCCCTGGATTTCTCCATCCTCTTTTTGACCCTCAGAAAGGATGCTGGATGATGGTCTGTGTGCCCTgccatcccccaccccacttcctcaGTGACGGGAGCAACGTCGGCAGTGCCAGGCCCCCTCCGACCTCCTCCTGCATTAGGCTGATGCTCTGGAGGTGGAGGGCGGAGAGCAGGGTGACTCGGGAGAATGGAAGGAAATGGAGGGTGCTCAGAGGTTACTCTTTCGCAGAGGCGTTACAGTGGAGAATTACAAAAATATCCCGTCAGGGAGGGTCGTTCCGGAGTCTGGGCCGGTGGGGCTCTTCCTGTGtgtgttctcccctcctccccccgggttTTTCCCTCGACAGGAGGCGGAGTTGTGGACTTTCCAAGGATGATACCCAGGCAGTATAGAGGGGAAGGTGGTGGGGGTTAAGCCTGCAGGGAGAGGGTGGAAAAAAAGATGGTCTTTCTGCACTTTTCCTGATTCCAGTACACCTCCGATTAAGAATGATACCCAGTCAGGGGGCATTGGGGGCAATTCATTAGAAGGGATAAGAAAAAGAATAATCATTTCATCATTAtgaaaatataattaataatattattgtgCAGTGATATATACTATTTGTTatgcattattataataatatataactattaccatcattattacatttcaAGCAgcactgctgtaataataataatggcttttattaagcgcttactatgtgcaaagcactgttctaagggatggggggatacagggtcatcaggttgtcccacgtggggctcacagtcttaatccccatttcacagatgaggcaactgaggcacagagaagttaagtgatttacccaaagtcacacagctgacaagcggcggagctgggattattcattcattcattcgatagtcttcattgagtgcttactatgtgcagagcactgtactaagcacttggaatgtacaatttggcaacagatagagacaatccctgcccaataacgggctcatagtctaaatgggggagactgatggcaaagcaaaatagaataaAACAAGTTATctggcacagacatcatcaagagagatagaatcatagatatatacacatcattaacaaaataaatagagcagtaaataatatatacaaatatgcacagtgctaaaggggagaggaagagcagagggagggagaagggaaaatggggaggggaggaggaacagagggaaaggggagggctcagtctgggaaggcctcctggaggaggtgagctctcagtggggctttgaagaggggaagagagttggtttggcggaggtgaggagggagggcgttccgggacagcgggaggacgggggtcgggggtcgacggcgggataggcaagaacgggggacagtgaggaggtgagcggcagaggagcgaagcgtgcggggtgggcagtagaaagagagaagagaggtgaggtaggagggggcaaggtgatggagagctttgaagcccagagtgaggagtttttgtttcttgcaaaggtggataggcaaccactggagatttttgaggagcggagtgacatgcccagagcatttctgcaggaagacgatccacacaatggaatgaagaatttcctggagtggggaaagacaggaggaagggagatccaagaggaggctgacacaataatccagtcaggatattatgagagcttgtaccagcatggtagccgttcggatggagaggaaagggcggatcttggcgatattgtgaaggtgagaccggcaggtgttggtgacggattggatgtgtggagtgaatgagagagcaaacccgtgacctctgactcccaagcccgtgctctttcccgttTACAAGGGTAAACGCTCAGGTATGtctgacatagtcccttgtcccacctgaggctcccaatcCCGGTAGGAAATGGAGCTTTTATCTGCTCTGACTCTAAAAAGTGATTTCCGTCAAGCTGATGTGAAACACGAGGCCCCCAACTTCAACCAAGATATTTCCCCTTGAGTCATGAGGTGGGGTTACAGAGAAGGGCTGAATTTGCATGATAATTTTTCCTTATTTTCAGCTTCCACCCAAGAGGCTTcaggagttggggggaggaagagaagaaacagcTAGCCTCCCTAGGCTACTGGGTAGTCCCTTCCTGAGTTACAGTGTCCTCCCTAGGGCCCAGAGTCTCTGGAACAAAATGAGCTGCCCCATCTGTTTGGATTCTTTCCACAACCCCATGTCCATCGCTTGCAGGCACAACTTCTGCCAAATGTGCAGACGATGTTCCCATTTGCCTTTCCGCTGCCCGACTGCAGGAAGATCTCCCAGAACGGAATTGTCCGGCCAAATAGGCACCCGACCAAGCTGGCAGGGATCGTCAAACGGCATggtggccttctggaggagagccTGAACGTGAAGGTGAGCATCAAACCTAATGTGGGAGGAGGTCGGAGGGGCCTGGCACTGCCAGCGTAGCCCCTGTTACTGAGGAAGTGGGGCGGGAGGGCACCCAGACCCAGGATCCGTTTTGGGGGctgaaagggagatggagaaatcaACCCTGAATTAATAagaattgggaagcagcgaggcccagtggataaagtttCTGTGGCAACTTCGGCAAgtcattctgtgcctcagatttccaAACTGTAACATGGCTATtcaattctccttcctactcagaccgtgagccccatgtgagacagcgactatatccaacccacatatccaaCTCACTTCACCCtgagtacttagaactgtgctgaaAATCTAGTGAAAATCTAGCTGAAAATCACAAACACCTCTAAAAAAACGGGTCGTTTTATTGACAGAGAACAAGCCACCGGGAACTTTGGTCATTATACAAACAACTTCCCTTACAATAAGGCGAATATGTGGGTACACAAGGAAGTCAGTTCACAAAGTCAGGCTGCAGAGATAGAATATCCAGACTGCTCACAGCAGCAGTCTTCCTTTAGGCTCAAGAACAGTGCCTAGTTTTGTGGGTTCTCTTGTGGGTAGTCAGAGTCCCTGACTGGCTGAAATCTTTCCCACGCTGCTGGCAACTGTATGGTCTCTCTCCAGTATGCAGACGCTGGTGCCCAGTGAGATTTCCTAGGCTCCGGAAGCTTTTTTCACAGTTGGGACACTGGTAGGGTTTTTCTCCTGTGTGAATCCTCTGATGGACCCTGAGAATTCCCATCTGACTGAAGGCTTTTCTGCAGTCAGGGCATTCATAGGGCTTCTCCCTTGTGTGAATTCTTATGTGGACCACTAATTGGTATTTGACTCTGAAGGCTTTTTCACAATGGGGACACACATAGGGTTTGATGCCTTTGTGAATCCTCTCATGCAGCGTCAGACTGCTCTTCTGGCTGAAGGCCTTCCCACATTCGAGACATTCATAGGGCTTCTCTCCTGTGTGCACTCGCAGATGCACCCGAAGATTTCCTTTGCTCTTGAAGTTCTTGGGGCACTCCGAGCACTGATAGGGTCTTTCGCCAGTGTGGACTCTCATGTGGGCAACAAGGCTGTCTTTCTCTCTGAAGCTTCTCTCACACTGGAGACATATAAAGAGTTTGATGCCTCTGTGAATCCTCTCGTGTTTCATCAGATTGCCCTTCTGGCGGAAAGCCTTCCCACACTCGAGACATTCAAAGGGCTTCTCTCCCGTGTGCACTTGCTTATGCGTGTTGAGATTTCCTTTCGTCTTGAAGCTCCTCTGGCACTCCGGACATTGGAAGGGTCTATCTCCAGAGTGGACCCTCGAGTGGGCAGAGAGGTATCCCTTCCGTCTGAAGCCCCTGGCACACACCCCACACTTATAGGGCTCCTCTCCAGTGTGCAACCTCATGTGCGTGATGAAAGTTTCTCGATTTCtgaaggccttcccacactcgaGACATTCAAAGGGCTTCTCTCCCGTGTGCACTAGCTGATGGGCTTTCAGATTTCCTTGGCTCTTGAAATTCTTCTGGCATTCTGGACATCGAAAGGGTCTCTCTCCAGTGTGGACCCTCATGTGGGCAATGAGATTTGCCTTGTGTCTGCAGTTCCTGAAACACACTTCACACTTATAGGGCTCCTCTCTCGTGTGGATCTGCTCGTGGTTAGTAAGGCATTTTCTCCACCTGAAGCTTTTCTCGCATTCAGCACAGGAATACATCTTCTCTCGATGGCGTTCCTTCTGGTGAATTCTGAGACACCCCAGGCTCCGGAAGCTTCTTCCACACATATTACATCGGTGACATTTTACGCCGGGACAAGAGGACCGATGGGCAATGCGGTTACCTCTctgtttggaaaatggggatacggCTTGGGTGGTTGGCTGCAGTTTTCTTTCAAGTTGGCACCCCCTCCTCTCTACTGGCAGGTCTCGTTTCCTCTTGGATCTCCACAGATTAGCCAGGGATCTTCCCCTTCGAGGATGGGGGGAAACATCTCCACGGGACTCTGCAAATGCTGTGCTGGGCATTTGCTCTTCTCTGATTGCTTCTGGGTAAGGAAGAAAAGCAGTGGGTCAGTATGTTGTTCATGAAAACAGACAAATAGTGAAGCCAGagttagtatccaggtccttatGATTTCCATGCCCACACTGCTCTTCTCTATATTAGAGGCTTAGGGCAGAGACATTCGGGCTTACCTTTCCAGGCTTCTTTGGGGAAAATCCATCTGTGGTGAGACGGAGGTTCGGGAATCCACggatctttccccttctccagctGGCGGATACAATGAGGCTTCGGAAACCCAGCTCCTGGGAACAGTGAAGAGGAATGAGTGGAGATTTATGACAGGCACAGgtatcctcctccctttctcctcccacccgCTATGTCCTGAGAGCCTAGTGTTGGTGAGTGGGATCTCATCATTCCCTATCACACTGATAAACTGGAATCTCGTCTACAACGAGCTTCCGGCCTGGAGGGGAGTACCCTTGACCCGCAAGGCTCTCCGTGTCCTTACCCAGTGACTGTAGGTGTCCGTAGTTCTCCAACATGACGGTCGTATAGAGCTCCCTCTGAGCATCTGCCAGGCTCTCCCATTCTTGCTGGGTCAGAAAGATGGCCACATCCTTGAACGTCACCTCCACTcttccctgctcttcttcctccagttCCTGGAGATCCAAACCCTGGGGACAAAAAGGTgctggtggggagaagaggagaggacagaggagagaacagTTAGGGAATCATTTTgattgtctactatgtgcagagtaataataatgacttttgttaatgataataacaataataataataataatgctggtatttgttaagcccttactatgtgccaagcactgttctatcttctgttctaagtgctggggtagatacacggtaatcaggtttcccgtatggggctcacagtcttaatccccattttacagaagaggcaactgaggcacagagaagtttaagtgtcttgcttaaggtcaccctgtagacaaggggtgaagccagATTTTGAAGCTGCGTCCTCTGACTTATTAATAAGTcccaggcacttattatgtgtccggcactgtactaagcgccgggggtggatacgaacgaatcgagttggacaacgtccctgtcccgtgtagggctcacagcctcgatcgcattttacaggtgaggaaaccgaggcacagaaatgaaatgacttgcccaagttaaccaaacaagtggtggaggtgagattaggacccaggtccatctgactcccagccccaggctctgtgAACTAGGCCACTGGACTCCAACCAGATTTGCCCTTTCTGCCCCCAAAAGAAAGGTTAGAAGCATTCCGACAAAATACATTAGTCTCTGACCAGGAGCAGACTAGATACTCAGGGCAACAGCAGACATAAGagatttatcagtggtatttattgagcacttactctacgtaGTCTTCTAGACTCTgggctacttgtgggcagggaatgtctgtgtctccctagcacttagtacagttttcttctcacagtcagcactcagtgctGATTgaatgcggagcactgcactcagtTCTTGAAAGAGTCCAAAGAGATGTTCTGCTTCAGGAATatccttcccatcccccaaaGGATCCCCCCAAAAACCTTCCCACGCACTCCATACAATTTTACATCCCGCCTAGCAAAATAAACAAGTGCATCCCCCATTAGTCTCACCTCGCTTGGATATCATCATGACCTCAGGTAcagccacccccacctcccgctcCTTAAAATGAGACATGAAGATAGTAACTTGCGAATTCCCAGTCTGTCCTTCCTGTGGCAGCTCTGGGCCTCCTCTTTTGGATTCCAGCTCCTCAAGGATGAAGTCTACAGCTCTAGCTGATTTGGGTCGTTGGGTTGTGTCTTTTATACACTGGTGGTTACCTCCTCCACCCGACACTCCCCTGAGAACTCGTGTGAACGTACTCAAGAGCCGTTAACAAGGTTGAAAATTCAGAAGTCCCTATCCTAGAGAGGCCAGTTTCAAATAAACTGAAATGCTACCACTCCTAGGAGTATTAAGGATCCCAGGGTgtgttttaagagaagcagcgtggctcagtggcaagagc from Ornithorhynchus anatinus isolate Pmale09 chromosome 10, mOrnAna1.pri.v4, whole genome shotgun sequence encodes the following:
- the LOC100079196 gene encoding gastrula zinc finger protein XlCGF57.1-like gives rise to the protein MEVTFKDVAIFLTQWEWGSLADAQRELYTSVMLENYGHLRSLGAGRPKPQCIRQLEKGEDPWVPEPPAHHKWIFLKEAWTEEIREEQLPDTVFAESHGNVSHLPRRGRSLKNQWRSRRKRDRPVERRKAQKPVPVKEEPFERFKCGNRESFVTHMRLHTGEQPYKCGVCARSFRQKGYLTCHMKVHSGDRNFQCPDCQKSFKTKGKLNKHKRVHTLEKSFECLECGKAFREKYNLTRHEKIHKGIKPHMCLQCERRFSEKSSLIDHIRVHTGEKPFQCPECQRYFKRKGSLRVHMRVHTGAKPYKCLECGKAFRQNGNLKKHKLRHRDVKPWVCLQCGRSFRGRGRLLTHMRVHSGEKPVQCPECQRYFKRKGSLQVHMRVHAGVKPFESLECGKTFQEKGNLRKHEGRHKDLKPCTCLQCERRFRDSDRLITHMRAHTGERPFPCPLCQKKFKTRGCLRKHMRVHTVAKPFKCLQCGMTFCQKGSLRKHERRHKDIKPCVCLHCERSFRDKDHLITHMRIHTGERPFLCLQCQKKFKTRGSLRRHLRVHTGEKPFECLECGKAFNRNSNLTVHKKIHMAAKPHVCPRCKKSFRFKCQLVAHKTLYAGGKPCEYTDGKLAAR
- the LOC100079258 gene encoding gastrula zinc finger protein XlCGF52.1-like, which gives rise to MCGRSFRSLGCLRIHQKERHREKMYSCAECEKSFRWRKCLTNHEQIHTREEPYKCEVCFRNCRHKANLIAHMRVHTGERPFRCPECQKNFKSQGNLKAHQLVHTGEKPFECLECGKAFRNRETFITHMRLHTGEEPYKCGVCARGFRRKGYLSAHSRVHSGDRPFQCPECQRSFKTKGNLNTHKQVHTGEKPFECLECGKAFRQKGNLMKHERIHRGIKLFICLQCERSFREKDSLVAHMRVHTGERPYQCSECPKNFKSKGNLRVHLRVHTGEKPYECLECGKAFSQKSSLTLHERIHKGIKPYVCPHCEKAFRVKYQLVVHIRIHTREKPYECPDCRKAFSQMGILRVHQRIHTGEKPYQCPNCEKSFRSLGNLTGHQRLHTGERPYSCQQRGKDFSQSGTLTTHKRTHKTRHCS